CTCCGTCTCCTCGCCCTCCAGCACCAGCTGAAGCTCCTTTTGCTGTTGAGCCGCCAGGTCGCGGACGAGGCGGGTCAGCTTCTGGAACGTGGCCCGGATCGGCACGAGCCGCAGCGACATTGCATTGCGCTGCAACTCCGTGGTGATCCGTCCGAGCTGGCGCAGACAGCGCGCGAGCTGGCGGCTGGGCAGCCGCTGCACTTCGGGGTCTTGAATCACCATGGACTGCGCGATGACCAGCTCGCCCACTAGATCCACCAGGGTGTCGAGTTTTCGGGTGTCCAGTTTGATGAAACCGGCGGCGCCATCCGCCGCCGCTCCCCGACGTCCACCATCCGCAGCGGAACGCGGCGCAACCGCGGCCGGAGGCGTCCCGGTGGCGACGGGACCCGAGGCAGACAAACCGGTGACCGGCAGCTGCGGAACGACCGCGGGCTGCGGCGCAGCCGATGCGGAACTGCCGGCTGGGTCCGGTTCACCGCGAAGTGCGGCTCGAGTCCTCCGGAGGATCTGGCGGGTGGGAACCACGATGGGGGTGCCTGCCTCGGTGCCCTGGAGTTGGGCACCAATCTCGTGGGTGAACTGCCTGAGCGCATCCCCACCGGCGAGAATCACGTCAATGATTTCGGACGTGATGTTGAGATCCGAACGCCGAGCCGCATCGAGGAGCGACTCCAGCTCGTGGGCGAGATCCCGCAGCGCGCCGAGATGCAGGAAGCCGGCACCGCCCTTGAAGGTGTGGAAGGCGCGAAAAATGGAATTGATGGTATTGGCATCCGCTGGGTTGTCCTCCAGCAACAGCACTCCCCGCTCGATGTTCTGAAGCAGCTCCAGCGATTCGGTGTGAAACTCCCGCAGCAGCTCAAGATCGTCGGTGAGGTTGAGGCGAATTGCCGGCTCCTCCTCGGCGGACTCCCGGGCGGGGGCCGCGGCCGAGACGACGCCGGTCGCCGGACGCTGGCTCCCTGCCGGAACCGCGCCCGTTTTGACCAACGTCGCTGAGGCCGCCTTTCCCCGGCTTGAACCCCACGAGACGGGTGGTGGTGGAAGCGTTGAACCACGCCCCCACGCCCCCAGGGCGGTACTCATCCAGGAATGCCATTCGTTGAAGAGGTGAATGGAATCGGCGTTGAAGTGGCCCGGGCCATCAAGGATCTGGTCGAGCCAGGCGCGTGCGACGGAGATCCCCGAGGCCACCTCGGGCGGCGCAACCGGATGGATGAATTCCTCCAGATCCATGACGAAGCTGTTGATCGGCAGCAACCCCGTGTCGTGATCCGGTTCGACAAACGCCAACTCGACGCCCAATTGGCCCAGAATCTCAGCCGCCCTGGCCAGGATGGCTGCGTCGTGTTCACTCCCCGCCATTGGTCGGGACAGCCTGCCCGATGTGGAGGAGCGGAATCGAATGGAATCGGCGGGCTGCGGCGGGGCGAGTCCGGGTGTTGGGCTGGCACCCGACAAGACCCGGTTGGCTCCCCGATCCCGGGCCCGTGGAGCAGCACCGCGCTTCCCGCGCTGGCCCGATTTCCCGGAAGCGACCACGAGCCATGATCCTGGCTCGCGTCGGTAGGTCTTGAGGGGACTCGGTGCCGGAGGTTCATTTCCAGAACACCGCACTCTCTCTGGATGCAGTAGCAGGATGGATCCGCCGCGGCCTGTCAGCCGATGCGGGGTGTAGAGCGTCCGGAGACGTGGGGTCAATGGACCTGTCACTCTGAACTCGCTCCGCTCTTGGTCCGCAAAACAACTGGGATGCGCCACCGGCGTCAGCGCATGACATCGGCATTGCGCCGGTCGCCGTGGGGCGGTGAACTCCGCGGCACCCTTCATGAACGCTGCGTGGATCTGTCTGTTGGTCGCCGGGCTGTTTGAAATCGGCTGGCCTGTGGGGCTCAAGCTCGCGCAGGCGCCCGGACGCATGGTCCCCGGCATTGCCATTGCGGTGGGATGCATGGCTCTCAGCGGGGGGTTCCTCTGGATGGCGCAGAAGGGCATCCCCATGGGAACAGCCTACGCCGTTTGGACGGGCGTCGGTGCCGCCGGGACCTTTTTGGTTGGCATCGCCGTCTACGGGGATCCAACCGGCTGGACCCGCCTGTCGGGGATCGGACTGATCATTGCCGGGGTCGCCACTTTGAAGATGGCGCATTGAAGGCGCACTGGACACCGCCGGAGGCCGAGCCACTCCGCCGGACGGACCTTCCCCTCGCTGCGGGAGACGCATTTGGCCAATGCGCGGCCAATGTGCGCGGCCAATGGACCTGTCCCTCTGAACTCCCGGGAATGGCGAAGGACTGGCCGGTATCGGCACCGAGGGAGCGTTTCCCGGGGGAAAGTGACTGTTGTTGCGCACTCGGCATCTGGACCGGATTCCGTGATGGTTTGGCCAAGGCGTCGCGTCCGAATCCCATCATGAATCGGATCCCTCTGCTGCTCGCTGGCGCGCTGGCCGTCTCCGCCGCTGAACCCCGTTTCGCGACGGTCTTCACGTCGGGGACCGAGGGCTACGCCTCCATCCGTATCCCCGCGGTTCTGGTGACCCGGGATGGCACCGTGCTGGCCTTCGCCGAGGGCCGGCAGCGGCCGCAGGACCAGGCCGAGAATGACATCGTGTTCAAGCGGAGCACCGACGGCGGCCGGACCTGGTCGGCGCTCCAGGTGCTTCACAACGACGGCGCCCACTCGCTCAATAATCCCACGGTGGTGCAGGAGCGGGAGGGAGGCCGGGTGTTTCTGTGGTATCAGCGGATTCCATCGCATCTGCGGGAGAACGACCCGGGAATTGCGACCGGACTCTCGGGCCCGGACATCTACCGCAACTTCCTGACGACCTCGGACGACGACGGTGTGACCTGGAGCGCTCCGCGCGATGTCACCGCCACGACCAAAAGGCCGGTGCGGGCGACCACAGTGGCGAGCGGTCCGGGGATCGGCATCCAGCTCACGCGGGGACCGCATCGCGGGCGGCTGATCATTCCGTTCAACGAGGGCCCCTACGGTTCCTGGCAGAACTATGCGGTCTACTCCGACGACGCCGGCCGGTCGTGGGCCTATGGCGAGGATGTGCCGAACGCCCTCCAGCCGGACGGGCGGAGCTGGATCAACGAAGTGCAGATGGCGGAATTGAGTGACGGCAGCGTGCGGTTGGATTCCCGGCAGTTCGGGGGCGCCAGGGTGCGCAAGACGTCGGTCAGCCGCGACGGGGGTCGAACCTGGTCGCCCGTCGTCGAACTGCCGGATTTGACCGATCCGAGCTGCATGGCCGGACTGCTCCGCTACTCGTTTGACGGGCCGGCGGGACGCGGCCGGTTGCTACACACCGGGCCGGACAGCACACAACGCGCCCACGGGACCGTCTGGCTGAGCACCGACGACGGCGAGACGTGGCCGGTGAAGCGGGAATTCTGGCCGGGCGGCTTCGCCTACAGTGTGCCCGCGCGGTTGGCGGACGGGGCCGTTGGGGTTCTCTTTGAGGCGGACGACTACCGGACGATCCAGTTCGCGCAGTTCTCGATGGACTGGGTGGAGGAAACGCGGTGACGCCTTCGAGTACTGGGAGGCGGTTCCGGCGTCGGAGGCCCATGCGACTCCTGCTGCCGCTGCTCCTCGTTTCGTCTCTGACCGCGGCCACCGTCCGGGTCGCTGTGGACGGCAGCGATTCCGGCGATGGCAACCCCGGGAGTCCCCTGGCATCGGTGGGCGCCGCTTTGGATGCCGCCCGAAGATTGAAGGCAGCAAACCCGGCCGAGCCGGTGATCGTCGTATTCGGCGACGGGCGCTTTGAGCTCGCGGAGCCGCTCCGAATCACCCCTGGCGATTCGGGTCTCACGCTGCAGGCGCGATCTCCCGGCAGGGCGGTCTTGTCCGGTGGCATTCGCCTGACCGGCTGGACGGCCGCGTCCAACCGGCACGAACCATGTTGCCCACAACCTCATCGCCGACCTGTTCCACACCGGCATTTCGGTCGGCTGGAACTGGGGTTACGAGCTGACGCCCTGCCGTGCCAACGTGAACAACGTCATTATCGCCCGGTCCGGGACGTTGCTCGCCGGCAATTGGAGCGGCACCACCAACCAGTTCTGGAGCGATCGGAACGTTTGGTTCGACACCCGGAATGGTGCGGATGCCACCCGGTACTCGTTCGCCGGAGCACCGTGGTCCGCCTGGCGGGCGCGTGGGCAGGACCCGCATTCGGTCATCGCCGACCCGCTGCTCGTGGACCCGGAGCGACCGGAACTCGGGCTCAGGAGGGACTCGCCCGCGTTCGCCCTGGGCTACCGGCAGATTGACCTGGGCACCGTCGGACCACGGGCGCCGGGGCGGCGGTAATGATCCGGTGTCGGCCGGTGATGCGATGGTGCGTGTGCCGCGTTCATCCGGGGAGCAGCGTGTCGCAGCGGAGTCCGTCGCCGCCAGGTTCCGTCACGCGATCCAGGGCACCCAGGAATCCCGCCAGCCAACGGGCCTCGGTGGCGCGGGAATACAATGCCGCATAGAAGTCGGCCTCGAGTTCCAGATCCTGTCCGAGGTCGCTCCAGGAATGCAGGAACTCGAATTTGGTCGCCACGGCGGGCAACGGAACCTCTCGCGTCCGGACACCGTCGAGATCCAGGGAGCGGAGCCGTGAAGATTTCGGCTTCCAGTTGACCGAAAACGGAACCAGTCCACAGCGGGATGGATCCTGGCGCGCCCCTCGAAGTGCCACGATCCGCGCCAGCGACCCCTGGGCATGATCCATGGCGTTCAGGAGGTCGCGATGAACCCGTTGAATGAATGTGGGAATCGCCGCGGCCGGATCCAGTTTCAAACGGAAGGGCACCAGCCCCGCAACCACCCCGAAGAGCGACTCCGTCTCCGGACGCTCCCGCCCGGAGACGGGCACTCCGATGCAAAGATCCCGGCATCCAGAGAGTCCCGCGAGTTGGAGCCCCCACACGGCCAGAAGCACGGTGAAGGGACTGACACACTGGTTCTGGGCGAACGACCGCAGGCGCCCGTAGCGCCCGGGGCCAAGGGTTCCCGTCAGCCGGTCCGCTTCCCCGGTGAACTTCGACGGGCGCTCGCAATCCGTGGGAAGATCAGGCACCTCCGCCACGCCCTGCAGGAGGCGCGCCCAGTGTTGGGAGTCGGATTCCGTTCGCACTTGTGCTTCCGCAGTGCGCCACCCCGAGGCCCATTCGAGGAATGAGCGGGTCGGAGAACCATACGCCGGCACCGTTCCCCCGAGGATGGCCCGGTACGCAGCGGAGAGTTCACCGGTCAGAATTCCGATGGAAGTCCGGTCACAGATCAGATGGTGGAGGACCAGGAGCAGGACCGAATCCTCGTCACTGTGCTGGATCAGCAGGGCCCGGATCCCGGGCGTCGTCTCCAGGTCGAACGGAGCGCGAATGGCGGCATCCAGAAGTGCGGCCGCGGCGGCATCGCGCCGGTTCAGCGCGACGCCGCGCAGCGAATGAACTCCAAGCGCTGGCGTCCAGTCGTCCAACGCCAACTGCACCGGACCCTGCCCGCCGAAGCGAATCACCGTCCTCAACGCCGCGTGGCGACGAACCACGGCGACGAGTGCGTGCCGAAGCACACCGGGGTCCAGGGCGCCAAGAAGCCGAACCGCTTCCGCCTCGTGATAGGCCACCGGGTTGGCCATCGTCTGACTGTGGATCCAGATCCCCTCCTGCATGGGAGTCAGCGCGACTTCGGTTTCGCCACGAGCGGAAGCCACGGAAGAACCCGAAGAAACGGTGGAGACATCCAGGCGTGTTCGGATCAGTGCCGATTGGCCACGGAGCGTGGGATGCCTCAAGAACTCGGCCAACGTGAGGACGACTCCCAGTCCGCGGTGGATCCGGTGGATGACCTGCTGAGCCGGGAGGGAATGGCCCCCGAACGCAAAGAAGTTGTCCTCCGGATTCTCCGGTCTCCGGCCGATTGCGTCCTCCCACGCCCGCGCCAGGAACGGCTCCACTGAGTCCCCGGGGCGGGCGGGCGCACGGGTCGGGTCCGTCGCCCTCGCTTGAGCGAGCCGCTCCCTGAAATGGTCCGCCAGCCGGCTTCGTTGAACCTTGCCGGTTGCGGTGCGGGGCAAGTCGTCCACCGCAAGGATCAGCGACGGGGTCCGCAGTTCCCCGATGAGGCGGGCGCAGTGCGTTCTCAGGGACCCGGAGTCGGTCGTCGCTCCAGCCCGCAATCTGACGAAGGCCACAATGTCCTCGCCCCAGTGCGGGTCGGGTACGCCGACGGCCGCGACTTCCGCAACGTCGGGATGGGATTGAAGGGCTTCGTCAACGGCCGGCGGCGCGATGTTGATGCCACCCTTGATGATCAGGTCGCGGCTGCGTCCGGCAATGTGGATGAACCCATCGGCATCGCGCCAGGCGAGGTCCCCGGTGTCCAGCCAGCCCTCCGCGTCCAGAACCTCCGCCGTGGCCTGCGGATCGCGGAAGTAGCCGCGCATGACACTGGGACCACGGATCAACAACGCGCCGGGTTCGTCGGGTTCGGCATTCGGGCATTCCCCGCGGACGATCCGCATTTCGAAGCCGACGGCACGTCCGGGCGATCCGAGGCGGCGCGTCTCCGGCGGCATGGGCTGGGACAAGATCACGCCTCCGGCCTCGGTGGATCCCATGGCCTGGATCAGCGGGATTCCAAACCGTTCTTCGAAGGACTGCTGGAGTGCCGGCCGGAGCGGCGCCGAGGATGACCGGAGGAAGCGGATCGCGGCGCTGCCGCGCTGCGGATCCGGAGCCTGCGGGTCCTGCCAGTCCATCAACTGGGCGACGATTGCGGGCACGAGGGCCGACCAGGTGCAGCCAAACTCGCTCATCCATTGCCAGAAGCGCTCGAGCCGAAACCCCGGACAGAGGACCACGGATCCGCCGGAACAGAGGGTCGGCAGGAGGGTGATGGTGATGGCATTCAGGTGGTGCCACGGCAGCACGCAAAGGCTGCGATCCTCCGGTCTCAAGTCATGCGCATTTCGGCCGTTTGCCGCCGAGGCCACCAAACCGGCGTGGGTCAGCAGGACACCCCGCGGTGTTCCGGTGCTGCCGGAGGTGAAGATCAACAGCGCGTCATCATCGGGGAAGGGGTATCCCGAACTTGGGCGGGCCACGGAAGCTTCATGGGATGCTTCCGGAATCTGGTCGGTGGTGACGACCCGTGCTCCGGAGGTTCCGGCGATCCAATCGGGGAGGAGAGACGGAGAGATGATGTGGAGCGGGGCCTCCGTGAGGGCACGGACATGACCGTGGAATCCGGCGCCGCCGCGTGGATCGAGCGGCACCGGAACCAGCCCGCCACTCCACGCCCCGAGGAGCAGACGAACCACGGCCTGAGGCTCCTCAACGGCGATGAGGATCCGGTCTCCACGGCGCGCCCCTGCCCGGTACATCCAGGTTGCAAGTTGCTGCGCGTCCTGTCGGACGCCGGCAAAGCTCGTTTCGCGGCCGCTTGCGGCGTCCACGAGAAACGTCGCCTCCGGCCGCCCGGCAGCCTCACCATCAAGCAGGGCGGGAAGCGTCAGGGACATGGCGGTGCTTTCGGGGGATTGGGCGGCCAGGGGAGGACTCCACGCATCATCACGGTTCGGATGGGAGGGACGGTTCGATGTGGATGAGGACGTCCCGGACCGACGGGTGGTCCAAATCGAGTCTTGACTGATCTGGGATCACTGGTTCAACAAGAGCGGTCTCGAAGGACTATCCTGCAAAATCCAGAATGGCCGAATCAACCTCCCAGAACCCCGCAGGTATTCGAAAGCCACTCCCGATCGACGTCAAGTCGAACCT
The window above is part of the Verrucomicrobiia bacterium genome. Proteins encoded here:
- a CDS encoding multidrug efflux SMR transporter is translated as MNAAWICLLVAGLFEIGWPVGLKLAQAPGRMVPGIAIAVGCMALSGGFLWMAQKGIPMGTAYAVWTGVGAAGTFLVGIAVYGDPTGWTRLSGIGLIIAGVATLKMAH
- a CDS encoding chemotaxis protein CheA, whose product is MSTALGAWGRGSTLPPPPVSWGSSRGKAASATLVKTGAVPAGSQRPATGVVSAAAPARESAEEEPAIRLNLTDDLELLREFHTESLELLQNIERGVLLLEDNPADANTINSIFRAFHTFKGGAGFLHLGALRDLAHELESLLDAARRSDLNITSEIIDVILAGGDALRQFTHEIGAQLQGTEAGTPIVVPTRQILRRTRAALRGEPDPAGSSASAAPQPAVVPQLPVTGLSASGPVATGTPPAAVAPRSAADGGRRGAAADGAAGFIKLDTRKLDTLVDLVGELVIAQSMVIQDPEVQRLPSRQLARCLRQLGRITTELQRNAMSLRLVPIRATFQKLTRLVRDLAAQQQKELQLVLEGEETEVDRNIVEELGDPLVHMIRNAADHGIEPPATRVAAGKPALGTIRLSAAHQRGGIVIQIADDGRGLDQERILAKARERGLVPANATPTEAEIFSLIFAPGFSTADSVTDLSGRGVGMDVVRRNLETLRGKIEIHSVPGQGTTFTIVLPLTLAIIDGLLVGVGDERYIIPTLSVRESFRPRPGMVTTIHERGEVVSVRGRLTPLLRLGGYLGTPARALDPTDGIVVVVESGAAARGLLVDELVGKQEVVIKNLGSAFQNQSLLAGAAILGDGRVGLILDVDTLVRSRAPIHAA
- a CDS encoding exo-alpha-sialidase: MNRIPLLLAGALAVSAAEPRFATVFTSGTEGYASIRIPAVLVTRDGTVLAFAEGRQRPQDQAENDIVFKRSTDGGRTWSALQVLHNDGAHSLNNPTVVQEREGGRVFLWYQRIPSHLRENDPGIATGLSGPDIYRNFLTTSDDDGVTWSAPRDVTATTKRPVRATTVASGPGIGIQLTRGPHRGRLIIPFNEGPYGSWQNYAVYSDDAGRSWAYGEDVPNALQPDGRSWINEVQMAELSDGSVRLDSRQFGGARVRKTSVSRDGGRTWSPVVELPDLTDPSCMAGLLRYSFDGPAGRGRLLHTGPDSTQRAHGTVWLSTDDGETWPVKREFWPGGFAYSVPARLADGAVGVLFEADDYRTIQFAQFSMDWVEETR
- a CDS encoding AMP-binding protein, encoding MSLTLPALLDGEAAGRPEATFLVDAASGRETSFAGVRQDAQQLATWMYRAGARRGDRILIAVEEPQAVVRLLLGAWSGGLVPVPLDPRGGAGFHGHVRALTEAPLHIISPSLLPDWIAGTSGARVVTTDQIPEASHEASVARPSSGYPFPDDDALLIFTSGSTGTPRGVLLTHAGLVASAANGRNAHDLRPEDRSLCVLPWHHLNAITITLLPTLCSGGSVVLCPGFRLERFWQWMSEFGCTWSALVPAIVAQLMDWQDPQAPDPQRGSAAIRFLRSSSAPLRPALQQSFEERFGIPLIQAMGSTEAGGVILSQPMPPETRRLGSPGRAVGFEMRIVRGECPNAEPDEPGALLIRGPSVMRGYFRDPQATAEVLDAEGWLDTGDLAWRDADGFIHIAGRSRDLIIKGGINIAPPAVDEALQSHPDVAEVAAVGVPDPHWGEDIVAFVRLRAGATTDSGSLRTHCARLIGELRTPSLILAVDDLPRTATGKVQRSRLADHFRERLAQARATDPTRAPARPGDSVEPFLARAWEDAIGRRPENPEDNFFAFGGHSLPAQQVIHRIHRGLGVVLTLAEFLRHPTLRGQSALIRTRLDVSTVSSGSSVASARGETEVALTPMQEGIWIHSQTMANPVAYHEAEAVRLLGALDPGVLRHALVAVVRRHAALRTVIRFGGQGPVQLALDDWTPALGVHSLRGVALNRRDAAAAALLDAAIRAPFDLETTPGIRALLIQHSDEDSVLLLVLHHLICDRTSIGILTGELSAAYRAILGGTVPAYGSPTRSFLEWASGWRTAEAQVRTESDSQHWARLLQGVAEVPDLPTDCERPSKFTGEADRLTGTLGPGRYGRLRSFAQNQCVSPFTVLLAVWGLQLAGLSGCRDLCIGVPVSGRERPETESLFGVVAGLVPFRLKLDPAAAIPTFIQRVHRDLLNAMDHAQGSLARIVALRGARQDPSRCGLVPFSVNWKPKSSRLRSLDLDGVRTREVPLPAVATKFEFLHSWSDLGQDLELEADFYAALYSRATEARWLAGFLGALDRVTEPGGDGLRCDTLLPG